Below is a genomic region from Cotesia glomerata isolate CgM1 linkage group LG5, MPM_Cglom_v2.3, whole genome shotgun sequence.
acgtttgtaaaaataaaaattttagagtaaaaatgtttttagcaatcaaaaaaatatcaaaccaaacaagatttttttgtttgcaataatttttaaaaatatagtttttttatttttttttttcatttttaacaatgaacgtaggatttattttggcagttaattttattatgaataattataaacacaatatataacttttaaattattttttattattattagaagtgtcggttgcagattaaccatcaaatgtttgttttcattttaatttttcactgtaaattattaaatattttattatttatgaatcttacaaattttcattaactattcatgtgttgatggatttataaactaatatttatttaaaacttaatgtttattgcaattttcataacaccgttaaccactactgatagcgtctgtagacttatgttgacaaaacaaagcagcacgaaaaaatgaaagagcgcgcgtcgcgactgacgcgcatacgtttactatgggacatttgaaaatttcatagtcacaattttaaatttaaaccgagtacacgtgactaaatgtgaaactttttttaaaatttttattgtcgactgagcaacagaaattttactatggaactataatgaaaagttttaagcacactaacagtttttgttctgtcagtttacgaaaattttttatatatgtttatgtaacagttgcatggtcaaatttactatggtccctagtaaatattgattggtacaatatgatattcttaaatttttatggtaatattttgaattgagtcattaaggttcagtcttattatgtatgcatagtaaatttctacagaaatttctcaccgtgtacgGAAGCCTGGTTAGCTCATCGATGACTTATAAGAAAGTGGCGCTACACTCGCTTATTGTTTACATGTATACTACCCATGGGTGCCAGAAACTCCactcaaattattttcattcgaAAATACAAAATCTACAAAGTCATAAATATCCGAAATGAAAACTATTcgaaattaacaatatttaaaattaattatagacaaaagaataaaatgaaacaggcgaaaatttattaatgaaatctAGTCGAAACAACACTAGTCAAAGAGCGATCTATACGAATGAtaaccctgatagccaagttggccgcaactttctgtcaatctactgccgcaacttgtcaccaacttggcggcaactcttggaaagtaactcggttggtgtcaacttgttcaccaagttgtcaccaagttgtcggcaaaagttgctctgaaactttttcacaccaagttgacaataagtttctcaagaaatttggcgacatattgcggcagtagattggtctcttttttctcagaaacttgtagccaacttggcgccaacagttacaaattcggaagttgaccgcaagttgtcgctaagttggtggcaactatctgacaccaacttggttggtctgaaactgtggctatcagggtaaaTTGTTCGAAAGTTCTGAAAGTTCATGGTAACTAACTAGATATAGTCTCGTTCTTACCAGCGAAAAATTCTGCGACCTATATTGTCAAGTTCAATCGGTATGTCTATTTTTGTATCCACCCTACTTTCAAAACAGAAATcagaaattacgattaaaacaATTTAGCTGAGCTTTTAGtctcataatttaaaatatattaataattaataaagaattttttccaaaaaataactacaataatagttattactattattctTTGAAATGGATTGGGGTTggtttgttaataataatattaataataataaaaattaatttttaaaaataataataataaaaattaatttttaaaaataataataataaaaattaatttttaaaaataataataataaaaaaaatacgtttgtgattgttgttatttttatcaattaaatttttttttttttatttaatttttttattagtattttgaacaaatgacaatattaaataattaaaatgaacatAATTGAAGAAACATAAAACGTGATGAACAAATTAGTAATTAAGAGTAAGTCTTTCAATAGACAGCATCAATAGACGCTTAAATagcgtgttttttttttttttcaaatcaaaactttaaaaagaataaaacagAAGTAATAAAAACATGCTTAATCTATTTCagtataagaataaaaataaaaaattccaaaacaGACGATAAAAACGTTTACATCTTTAAAGTTATATCTTAATATGCAATAAACATTATTCTTCCTATCATTTATGAGAAAAAGCCCCGTCGCAGTTCAGTCTCTTCCTCACAAGTTGGACAAATGTTACCAATAACATCATTTTCTTCTCGCCGAATTTCGAGACAATTATTGCAAATTCTGAGAGCAAAACAATTTGTGCAAATGATGTTTACACGGTGGGTGTGGCACAGTTCACAAATCATTAATGGAAATCCATCAGCGTCTAAATCGTTGCGTAATCTAGCTTCATGAAACTCTGCTTGTAAATTACAAAATGGACATAAGAGAGGTCCATTGGCTGGTTTTGCTTGGCGTATCTGCCTTGCACACTGAGAGCACATTTGAACATGCAAGCATGGATGACATATCATATTTACTCTGTTACTGAAACATATGTCACACATTATAACTTATTGCTGATTACGTTGATTGTCAGCAACCCCAGCACGTAACTGATGAATATGTAATcctgaaaacaaaaattccatttaataaaaaataaaattcagtaTTTTTcgtgcacagaaaaaaaagttcacttgacccaagaaaatatttttcttcctaattattttcttgagcgaaaaaaaaaattttttttgaaattgacacaaaaaatttcacttattccaacaaaattaattctcttgctttaagaaatacgtatcttgatccaagaaaatttatttaagttaagaaaatcttcttgtcttaagaaaatttctctcttgctccaaaaaattaaatatctcgatagaagtaaattttcattaatatttttattgatgaaaatGTCAAAtgagaagatcaaataatattgaatcattttttttcattcaatatgtataattgcacgctaaaataatatacaatggatatcaaatattcaagagaaaaattttctcaaggtgagaaaattttttctcagctgaagtaagtggcgctgcttccctaaagtatctaaaaatgttaatttaatataaaaattttttgtatcaagtatttatgataatttgaattaagaaaaaattacttccaccaagaatagaatttcaagaaaaatttttacttcggcacacacaacttcggtcttccttccggcatccgaaaatttttttgagtcaagaattttgttctccagtcaagaaatttatcTTCTGTgtgaatattattaataattatcttcaTTTCTTACCATTTATTACCAATTGTTCATCGATCATTACAGTGAAATTATGCATCATGTCATTGTAATGGGATTCGTGTATAGCCAACATTCGCTCCAGAAAAACTGTGCCATCAATTCTCCTATTCCTAAGGCTTGTCCACTGGATTCTCATCAAGTCCCTCTTAAGACAATAGCCGGTTGACAATGGGAATCTTGTAACGAACACTGCTCTATTAGCTGCAAGACGTGTCGAATCATCTTTTGCAGCATAGAAAAACCAAATTATTTGTTCTGTAAAGTAATAATCACTTAGAATTAAAAAGAACCAATAAATTAGCTATAACTCTACTaaaagatatttgaaaaaattattttaacgttTTATAAGcatctatttattttaaaaaaaaaaaaaaaaaaaaaaataaaaacgaacatactaatttacaaattaaccAATTTACTAATCAACCTTAAAGAGTacttaatgaataaaatataaaaatttacatgacCGAATAAATTACGAAACAACCTGCTACAACTATGATAACCAAGATCGTCAGGTTGTCGATAACAGTAGTAAGCTGTATACTTACGAATAAACTCTTTTGGAGATGAATGCTCCTCGAAGCGATGGCTGATTACATTTGAAATCAATACAGAGACATTATTAAGTGGGGCAAAATCCTCATAAAAGCTTACAaagttttcattttcaatccACTCATTccgtaaataattattaaaatcattgaGCTCGGGCGCATTCAAGTTTGTAATCATGTTGTTAAACATTCCATTTGCTACATCAGCCGGcaatagaattaaattcatacaatttctcaaaaattttcatgatcaTTCAAGTGAGTCTCTACATCTAACTCCAGAGCTCTTTGGTACAAAATCTGaaatgaatccaaaattttaattaattaactttaagttGTACAAGAATTTAAAAGTACATGTTAATAAATTCGTACACGGCAATAACTTTCATAAGTCCCAATAACTTGGCTTCCTTGAAAAGTGCACCGCAGGTAAGGTAACAAATCAAAGTCAGTATAAATTGTTCTTGGTGCATTGCCTTGAAATAGTTGTCGCAAAGTGTCACTGAAATTCGAACAAATTTGATCATCTCGTCTGCTCCAAACAACAAACGCAACCGGAAATACCTCAAACATGAACATTttgattaacaatttctttaaaaaaaataattttaaaattcatatactaaatttttttcatattaactTACATGATTGATGTAATTAACTGAGACAGTTGTTAGCAGACGTACACCATTAACATTCACCGCAGATCTAGATGTTGATGTAACATAAATTGTTTCACTGTTCAAAGTGGATATCAACCATGGTGCACATATAATCACCGCATTGTctgcaaaatttaaaaattgaagaaactGTTGATCGCTATAATACCGAAAATGCGACAGAGGTTGACTGTATAATGCTTGAATTAGCTCTCCTAAAGTATTAATGACCGGAAAAGTAATTTGACGACGAATATTTCGTAAAAGTCTCGCAACTGATGGATAAGGTGTCAATAGAGCTTCATTTGGATATCTGTAATAAAATGATTGTTATGtaagaatatcaatattatttgattaaaatattttcaataattaatttgatgtAAAACTGACCTTCGAGCAATCCTATTATATATTTCAGTTGGTGGTAACAAGCTTCTAGAAGCAGCTCGTCTTAGGTCAGCTATAAAATGTACTCTTTCTCGTTGATCAAAAAGTATTTGATGGTTGTGACCTACGCTTAAAACAATGGGTGCATTATTATCCTTAACACCTCGAGCAAAGCATGCGTTTCTTAATCGCAACTGACAATGAACATATctgtaattttaacaaaacgATGACTATCAAtagtatataattatttataatagatCCAAAgagttatattattttaatgaacatttacacaaaaattaaattgacaattaaatttattataaaaaaaattccatatctaGAAATCTTAAAGAATTACCAGtgcaaactttttaaaaatattttttttataaaaatataatatttttaataaaaataaaaaaaaaattttaaatgtccgctgacttcagtattataaaaattataagaataaaaatgacattaaGTTTTAGTGTAGCCgacattcaatatttttacaattacatgtgatgatactaaagttagccgaagtttaacaattttttaatttttttaacaattaaataacaagtaaaaaaatactttgaaaacattgtacgtaaatttttttaattttccacatgtgaaattttttcttttaatttatttttaataattttttcagcaaaaaaaaattattaaaattttcagatgtcagtcaattaaattttcatttatatgtgaattaataattgataattgactAGTAATAGATAGATTTTTTACCTTCTGTTGCCGATATGTTGTTCTACGTAGTATGAATATCCACCCTCTACGATTACTTCAGCCATATTTCATTCTAATTATCAaatctttgttattttttttatttaacttatattattaaaattttgttttcatttatagctctttttattttaaatatactaaTTAAAACCTCTGATAAGCGtccttaattaataaatagataCACTTGATTTTCAGTAGCGTCTGTTATTAGCATTCCAAGCGAACTAATCCTTTGTCTTTGTGAATTTGTTAGTGTTGTTGCAAATTATgcgtaaattatttaacgaacattatttgttaataCTTATAGGTCCGTTATTGGTTGATTTTGAATGTATACAGTCCAATGAAAAAGTTCGATGATCAGCAGTCATTGGcttataaagaataatttttattttcatttacttTTCAATGTTTTAATCATATATCTCGTCAATGAGTTCctcaactaataattttaatatttgtaaaaataaaaaatatttaattaaatataaaatattaaaaactatttcaaACCTCTAAGTTTATAGTCGGTAAGGTAGGATTAACGAAGTAAGTTATGCATCAATGTGTGGTATTTTTAGGACAGACTGtactaaaataaagaaataatcaGCAAGTTcttgttgttattaaattaattattaattgtatccggtgtcattacaaaaaaattttagagaaataTTTATGTACATCTATACAATTTAgtctttaaacaaaaaataatatgtttCAATTTGGacaaaatctaaatttggatccattatttgaaaatgattattgttatGATCGCCTCTCTACATTTTATGATACTGTGTAagtatgaattaaatttaaataaatttcacaaaattaattagtattcaCTTAATAAAGATAACATTTATAAGTAATTGTTTATATGgtcatattaaaaatattaattgccgtttggtatttattacagGTATGTGCAGTGTCatgaaaaaataagtaaaaagtGTTTTGCGAGAGgatcaattattaacaatggtCCAAGTTTATAATCTAAAAatgtaagaaaattgaaaaatttataaaaaatgatgtatAGGCCGATTGAAGAGAAtgattttctcgaattttaaaattaagtcaAACAAAAGTAACAGTTTTGTGAACTTGTTAGTGAAGTCCAGATTATGGGGATTGTAAATTTCAGTTTTTCTCTGTTTTTGGCCTTAGCCAATCGTGTCAACATGATACGACATCGACCACAAACAAAGTGTGGGACCTAGGCTAAATCCAAATTCGTAAGTTGAATGCGAAAGCATTTCTCACAATTTCGTTTCAATCTATCAGAAAATGGTCTACGGTATTTTACCGTCTCAAACTCTTCACAAACgtaacaaaataaatcagGACTTTTATTACATAGATGGTAATTACTTTTTGTAATAGTATACTCTCCAGTAGCCAAGTTTTCCACTAACGAAAAGCTGCAGTTGCTTGATGGCGACGCCTGCGGGCCTGCTTTGTTAACCTGACCAAACGCCGATACTGGGATTGCGAATCCCTCGAATCCCTGCATCGTAAAGTACTTATCATTTGTACCTTCCATGACGGCACACACGCCGATAACCCAGGGACTCAGCCAGATGGCTCTGTTGCCCACCGTCAACCCGTGGAGGTGCCTTGTTGCAggcacaaataaaaaaaagaccattcggcagccgaaatggaagtagatttcatcatgaatagaaaaaaaatataacgaggATTGTATACAAAACTAGGGTTTTTAACTTCTATGCAATCGACAAAAATaaatgcccaaactaagctactgttaaaaaattctatgaaaatcaaatacattgtcttacaccaaaatatctcagaaaatgctcaaacgcagcccctgttaaaagcggatcTTGAAATTCCAATtataaaaggttctccacgggagttgcattttggcacacccgcCTTCAAAATCCATCATAAATGATGTTACCTTCATGTGCGGTGCACaccctgtttaaaatttccaataggatcccatcaaaagcgacaaaagccacttagaaacccataaattttattggtttctaagtggcttttgtcacttttgatgggatcttatTGGAGTTTTTTAACAGGGCAGCGAGCAAAACATTGAATAACCGCTAGATAACATGATGTTGATTTCCGAGACATGAGGCTCCAAGCTACAGGAAAAACCTAAAAAAGGtaaagcaaaatttaaaataaaaacgaaataaaattcagaaaCATCAAGTAAAGACCATACCGTATCATTGACTGCAATCATAATTGTGAAAAACTGATAAATCTTCCCTCTTGATAAACGtggaaatattttaaaagtagcATCTGCAAATATACGTACTGATTgaaaattccttaaaaaaactgaatcaTAAAAAACAGTTGCAATAGAACCGTCATCCCCATAGACATTTGTGACTGTTAGCGGGCTATTAGCAGAATGGAGTAAATGTTTCCATTTATCAGAGgtgacaaaaatataatattcttCCAGTGTTTTCGGTATTGGTGGGATTATCGTTTTTCTTCAATTGTACAttgttttagaaattttaatatatggTACACAAGACGACGCTCGAAGGTGTCtgaaattacattttttacacaataattaaattttttttattgaaaaaatttaatattttaatgtaatcaatAATCATTAAGATTATACTTACTTTACACTTATgtcattgtaaattttatgtaattgatcaaaatttgaaattacagCAAGGTACAagtcttttttaaaatcatatacCAACTTTAAATCTGGATTTGCACTGTGATTatgtttttttgttaaaacaaTTGGaccattgttaataattgatcCTCTcgcaaaacattttttacttattttttcatGACACTGCACATACctgtaataaataccaaacggcaattaatatttttaatatgacCATATAAACAATTACTTATAAATGTTATCTTTATTAAGtgaatactaattaattttgtgaaatttatttaaatttaattcatactTACACAGTATCATAAAATGTAGAGAGGCGATCataacaataatcattttcaaataatggatccaaatttagattttgtCCAAATTGaaacatattattttttgtttaaagacTAAATTGTATAGATGTACATAAAtatttctctaaaatttttttgtaatgacaccggatacaattaataattaatttaataacaacaagAACTTGCtgattatttctttattttagtaCAGTCTGTCCTAAAAATACCACACATTGATGCATAACTTACTTCGTTAATCCTACCTTACCGACTATAAACTTAGAGGTttgaaatagtttttaatattttatatttaattaaatattttttattttttacaaatattaaaattattagttgagGAACTCATTGACGAGATATATGATTAAAACATTGAAaagtaaatgaaaataaaaattattctttataagCCAATGACTGCTGATCATCGAACTTTTTCATTGGACTGTATACATTCAAAATCAACCAATAACGGACCTATAAGtattaacaaataatgttcgttaaataatttacgcATAATTTGCAACAACACTAACAAATTCACAAAGACAAAGGATTAGTTCGCTTGGAATGCTAATAACAGACGCTACTGAAAATCAAGTGtatctatttattaattaaggaCGCTTATCAGAGGTTTTAAttagtatatttaaaataaaaagagctataaatgaaaacaaaattttaataatataagttaaataaaaaaaataacaaagattTGATAATTAGAATGAAATATGGCTGAAGTAATCGTAGAGGGTGGATATTCATACTACGTAGAACAACATATCGGCAACAGAAGGTAAAAAATCTATCTATTACTagtcaattatcaattattaattcacatataaatgaaaatttaattgactgacatctgaaaattttaataatttttttttgctgaaaaaattattaaaaataaattaaaagaaaaaatttcacatgtggaaaattaaaaaaatttacgtacaatgttttcaaagtatttttttacttgttatttaattgttaaaaaaattaaaaaattgttaaacttcggctaactttagtatcatcacatgtaattgtaaaaatattgaatgtcGGCTACACTAAAACttaatgtcatttttattcttataatttttataatactgaagtcagcggacatttaaaattttttttttatttttattaaaaatattatatttttataaaaatatttttaaaaagtttgcaCTGGTAATTCTTTAAGATTTCtagatatggaattttttataataaatttaattgtcaatttaatttttgtgtaaatgttcattaaaataatataactcTTTGGatctattataaataattatatactaTTGATAGTCATcgttttgttaaaattacagATATGTTCATTGTCAGTTGCGATTAAGAAACGCATGCTTTGCTCGAGGTGTTAAGGATAATAATGCACCCATTGTTTTAAGCGTAGGTCACAACCATCAAATACTTTTTGATCAACGAGAAAGAGTACATTTTATAGCTGACCTAAGACGAGCTGCTTCTAGAAGCTTGTTACCACCAACTGAAATATATAATAGGATTGCTCGAAGGTCAGTTTTacatcaaattaattattgaaaatattttaatcaaataatattgatattcttaCATAACAATCATTTTATTACAGATATCCAAATGAAGCTCTATTGACACCTCATCCATCAGTTGCGAGACTTTTACGAAATATTCGTCGTCAAATTACTTTTCCGGTCATTAATACTTTAGGAGAGCTAATTCAAGCATTATACAGTCAACCTCTGTCGCATTTTCGGTATTATAGCGATCAACagtttcttcaatttttaaattttgcagACAATGCGGTGATTATATGTGCACCATGGTTGATATCCACTTTGAACAGTGAAACAATTTATGTTACATCAACATCTAGATCTGCGGTGAATGTTAATGGTGTACGTCTGCTAACAACTGTCTCAGTTAATTACATCAATCATGTAagttaatatgaaaaaaatttagtatatgaattttaaaattattttttttaaagaaattgttaatcaaAATGTTCATGTTTGAGGTATTTCCGGTTGCGTTTGTTATTTGGAGCAGACGAGATGATCAAATTTGTTCGAATTTCAGTGACACTTTGCGACAACTATTTCAAGGCAATGCACCAAGAACAATTTATACTGACTTTGATTTGTTACCTTACCTGCGGTGTACTTTTCAAGGAAGCCAAGTTATTGGGACTTATGAAAGTTATTGCCGTGTACGAATTTATTAACATGTACTTTTAAATTCTTGTACaacttaaagttaattaattaaaattttggattcatttCAGATTTTGTACCAAAGAGCTCTGGAGTTAGATGTAGAGACTCACTTGAAtgatcatgaaaattttttgagaaattgtatgaatttaattctattgCCGGCTGATGTAGCAAATGGAATGTTTAACAACATGATTACAAACTTGAATGCGCCCGAGCtcaatgattttaataattatttacggAATGAGTggattgaaaatgaaaacttTGTAAGCTTTTATGAGGATTTTGCCCCACTTAATAATGTCTCTGTATTGATTTCAAATGTAATCAGCCATCGCTTCGAGGAGCATTCATCTCCAAAAGAGTTTATTCGTAAGTATACAGCTTACTACTGTTATCGACAACCTGACGATCTTGGTTATCATAGTTGTAGCAGGTTGTTTCGTAATTTATTCGgtcatgtaaatttttatattttattcattaagtACTCTTTAAGGTTGATTAGTAAATTggttaatttgtaaattagtatgttcgttttttttttaaaataaatagatgCTTATAAaacgttaaaataattttttcaaatatcttttAGTAGAGTTATAGCTAATTTATTGGTTCTTTTTAATTCTAAGTGATTATTACTTTACAGAACA
It encodes:
- the LOC123266081 gene encoding uncharacterized protein LOC123266081; amino-acid sequence: MAEVIVEGGYSYYVEQHIGNRRYVHCQLRLRNACFARGVKDNNAPIVLSVGHNHQILFDQRERVHFIADLRRAASRSLLPPTEIYNRIARRYPNEALLTPYPSVARLLRNIRRQITFPVINTLGELIQALYSQPLSHFRYYSDQQFLQFLNFADNAVIICAPWLISTLNSETIYVTSTSRSAVNVNGVRLLTTVSVNYINHVFPVAFVVWSRRDDQICSNFSDTLRQLFQGNAPRTIYTDFDLLPYLRCTFQGSQVIGTYESYCRILYQRALELDVETHLNDHENF
- the LOC123265789 gene encoding uncharacterized protein LOC123265789: MFNNMITNLNAPELNDFNNYLRNEWIENENFVSFYEDFAPLNNVSVLISNVISHRFEEHSSPKEFIQQIIWFFYAAKDDSTRLAANRAVFVTRFPLSTGYCLKRDLMRIQWTSLRNRRIDGTVFLERMLAIHESHYNDMMHNFTVMIDEQLVINGKK